The nucleotide sequence GAATGGCCATCAACTTATCACTGGCTACTTTCTATAGCTGAGGAATTGTTGCAATCTGTTGTAGAATAACTCTTCAATGCAGAGAGGCGCCATATATTTCCTCAGCTTGCTGCAAAAATGTAAGCTCCTTTGCAGCATTAGTCTCCGTAGACAAATTTCTTTTGCGTGTAGTACTTGTCTTCACTCGCCTTCTTTTTCAAGTTTCTTTTCTGTTCACAAACCCCAAGAGTAatgtttagtaggataaacaggaCTTAAACAAAGTAAATTAGAAAAATAAATGTGTATTTATCAAGCAAGTCGCACTGTGGGAGTGTATACCTTGTACGCTTCGTGGTTATCAATTATTCTTGTAGCGACCGAAACAGATGTTATTGTTTTGGGGCTTGTGACTACTTGGAAAATACCCATGCTCTTTGGAAGGGCGTACGGATCAACTTCACTCTGCAGCAACGCGTCCATGAAGTTTCAAGTTCAGTTTGTGCCAACTACGTTAGGTAAGTTTGACATCAGGATACATTTTAGACTGTAATTAAGAACTTACAGCAGAACCACCCTCGACTACTGTCCCATGCACAACCAATGAAATGTTGAATGTAGTGATCTGCATCATGTGACAAAAGAAAAGGTGTGAGGGTCTGCTAACAAAAAACATCTCTGCGTCATATACAATACAATCATTGCTAGAACCATATGCTTGAAATTTATCCAGTCAGGTACAAGAAATAGATGGAAACAAACTATAGAAATTTATAACATACCATATCCCTTGAAACCTCCAATGGTGCGCCTATTATAACTTCGTCAACATAGCGACAGGCAAGTACACCAAGGGTACGCTCATGGAGGTGCATGATAGGAGGATAGCCTCTTTTTTCCCTGCACAACTGGTTCTCATAAGCATGGTATCTAACCTTATACAATACAGGCTACATATTTTTTTTCTGTAGTAACACATAACATATATTTATATATGGTCAACAAGTTCCCTTGATAATCCAAGAAAAGATGTTAAATAAGTACCTGATGGACTGGTCATCATGAACACCGACAAGAAGGAAGTCACCAAGTTGCCTAGCACTTCTAAGGATCTGCATTAGAGAATAACATCAAATATGTTTTAATGGGAAAGTATGAACCACACCAAAAACCAAACTTTGTGAGTTATTGAGAAAATTATTTGCATGAGAACCACAAAACGTACCTCAACATGACCAGCATGGAAAAGGTCAAATGCACCATCTATATAAACAACACGAGCACCTGGTGAAGGAGCCTGAACGCAAATGAGCATATGTTTCAGTAAATGCAACAGAAGGGCATGAAACGTGTAAAATTGAACTGTAAATGTTTTTTCTGGAAAGGGCAGCATTAAGATCATGATTAATATGGTACAACGGAAGCATTAAGCGGTATTTTTAAATTTAGTTACATTAATAGACAAAGATatggaaggggagccttggcgcagtggtaaagctgctgccttgtgaccatgaggtcatgggttcaagtcctggaaacagcctcttacagaaatgtagggaaaggctgcgtactatagacccaaagtggtcggacccttccctggaccctgcgcaagcgggagctacatgcaccaggttgccctttttttttaaTAGACAAAGATATGGCAGGCCATTTTCTTCGTGCTCCCTAGAAGGCTGATCAAATTAAGGAAGAACAATATGCAACATTAGCCTTGGGGATGGAGTTTCCTAAATTATCATACCTGCCCATTTGAAAACTGCATTATCCGGCGGGAAGTTGGAAGAAAATTGGATAGCTGGGTTTTCATCTGATCGCATGATTCCACTCCAGCATTCTCACTAACACCCTCTTTATGCTTGAATGTTTGCAATATTCTCCCTGTGTGGACAGAAATTGTTTTCATGTAAGATCGCAATGGACAAAAAAGGACATTGTCTGAGATAAGCGTGAAAAAGGAAATGTACGATCTGCTCTGATACAAGGCTGTAAATAATATGCAGCAAGAGAATATCTGATCCCCAAAAAACAGTAGCTTTACTAATCCGCATGGTAATCTTACCGACTATATCGGTGCTTGAGACACCTTCAGTACGCCTGATTTGCTTGTATCGTCCAGCCTTCTTTGCTAAGGCATAAGCATCCGTTCCATCAGGTAGAAGACAAGGGTCATCTCCATGTATAATGTAATCAATGTTGTATTTACTGAAGAGGGTATTCATAAATTCCTCCGTAATCTCATAGGGTGCATTGGGTATGACTTCATCCACCCACTTTAATCCACTAACAAGCGTCAACCTAGGGGGTACAAACATACATACACACAGAATAGTAAGTTCAAATGGAAGACCAAGACCATGTACATCTATCAAAAGCTTAGTAATTTACAGTTGCAAAAATAAGATAGAACTTGATCATCTCAATATTTTTTCATAGTCTGAAATTTATATCCTTCAAGGCACGTGTGGTGGTAATGTAACCTCATCGACGATATAGTTGAGCGTACGCAAAATGAATCAGCAGATCTTGTATTATGCATGAGAAGATTAGAAGAGAATCATAGCTATTACAGTAATTCACAATCAAAGATCAGGTAAATAATGAAATCCAGGAAGTCCAGGTATTCagaaaaatttcagaaaatatcaTACTCGTAATTCGTTTGACTAGCTAATCCTCTGTTGAAACAGAATAATGTATTTCACAGGACAGGGAAAGTAGCGCCAGTAGTACCTCTCTTCCATCGAAAGCACAGGCGGGCCCTTATTCGCCACAATCTCCTCGTCACTGACAACGCCCACTACCAGTTGATCTCCCAGCAACTTGGCCTGTCGCAACGCGTTTGCGTGGCCATAGTGCATGAGGTCAAAGCATCCATCCATGTAGACTCTCACGGGCCTTTGCCGTTCCTTCTTCTTGGGGACTTGTCCTAAATATGGCCAAAAGTATGGAGCAAAAGGAGCACCAATTCCTCCAAAATAACCCGTAGATAACCAAAGAATTGCAACAGTCACCATAACTCCTCCAATTCCAAAAAACTGTGAATAATATCCGCCATTCCAGAGCCCCTGGTTGTTCTCAAATGCCAGCAAACCCATCATCATTTTGAGGTGTAGAAGTACTGCCCTGGTATTGGTTCTGAAAAAAAAAAGTAAGCAGCCAAAATGAGACCTCATAATCGATGCATCCTCATGCAAGAAAGGGCACCATGTATGCAATAATTATACAAAGGAAACGAAAAATGTCTCGTTCTCCAAACTTTTTGCAGTTCAATTTATTTTGTTATGTTTGGAAGCGGAAAGTGACTCAAAAGTAGAAGTGCCTTTTTCAATACTTTATCATGAAAGGATGGATAGATACTAGACGTATAACCAGGACTATTTGCATTTGCTCAACGTGCTTAGCTGCGAAGTCATGTTTGACCAAATCCTAACCACCAGATATACTGGAAAGCTACAGATTGAGCCAAAAAAAAATTTGTTGGAGAAGTCAGAACAGACTTAAATTGCGTCAGTTAGAAGCTACGTAGCAACTAGTGGAGCTCAAGAATCCACGGGATATTGCCATAAATTTTGTTCGGAAGAAATATTTTCCAATAACGTCGATTGTTCAGACCACTCTATAAAAAATAGCCCCAGAACACAGGAACATGCAACAAACCGAAGTGACTGATCATCTGAATATGCACTGAAGGAAATTCTGGCAGGATAGGGAGCATATATGATCTCCAACTCTCTGAAACTCGAATTGTCGCCAAAATCAAGCGAGGAATAATCTGATTCTCAGCTCAAATTTTGCATCGCAGCCTATCAAGCACAACTAAGCATAGAATCTAAAGGTGCGTGGGTCCAACAGAGACAGGAGCACAAACGGAATCACGAGAGGTGGGAGCAAGCGAATAAAGGCATCGGCCCGAATTCCCCCACCATCGAAATGCCAATTCCAATGCCGCAAACGGCAGAAATAATTAAATGGCGCCGCGCACGCATGCGCCCACCTGCCCACGATCCGGTGTTCAATGGACATGAATCGATCGTCCTGAGGTACTACCAACAAATATGGAGCCGAAAGGGAGCAAAGGGGGCAAAGCAAGCAACATCTAGGAACAATTTCCGGGGATTTTCGCTTCCttgaa is from Triticum aestivum cultivar Chinese Spring chromosome 3A, IWGSC CS RefSeq v2.1, whole genome shotgun sequence and encodes:
- the LOC123062623 gene encoding ethanolamine-phosphate cytidylyltransferase — translated: MMMGLLAFENNQGLWNGGYYSQFFGIGGVMVTVAILWLSTGYFGGIGAPFAPYFWPYLGQVPKKKERQRPVRVYMDGCFDLMHYGHANALRQAKLLGDQLVVGVVSDEEIVANKGPPVLSMEERLTLVSGLKWVDEVIPNAPYEITEEFMNTLFSKYNIDYIIHGDDPCLLPDGTDAYALAKKAGRYKQIRRTEGVSSTDIVGRILQTFKHKEGVSENAGVESCDQMKTQLSNFLPTSRRIMQFSNGQAPSPGARVVYIDGAFDLFHAGHVEILRSARQLGDFLLVGVHDDQSIREKRGYPPIMHLHERTLGVLACRYVDEVIIGAPLEVSRDMITTFNISLVVHGTVVEGGSASEVDPYALPKSMGIFQVVTSPKTITSVSVATRIIDNHEAYKKRNLKKKASEDKYYTQKKFVYGD